A single genomic interval of Astyanax mexicanus isolate ESR-SI-001 chromosome 4, AstMex3_surface, whole genome shotgun sequence harbors:
- the LOC125801108 gene encoding NLR family CARD domain-containing protein 3-like — protein sequence MMDLQNSSSGGGPPVLKEKRAASPAPSGVSMKSDGSMKDPLKFSSGGGSSGSRTETQRGASPEPSCVSMKSDRSIGKRPDFSSEDMTSDPHEKKKNFSRKKLDHIFKKLQEKFISLVKNELNTFKKLLSPDYPACSEGEVDDDQKEGVLKVTLHILRNMNQTDLANTLETKLAPACQRKLKSKLKNKYQILNEGISGHVKSALLNEIYTELYITEGDGGDVNQEHEVKQIEAASRKRKTEERPIKCNDIFKPLPEQKRPIRTVLTKGVAGIGKTVSVQKFILDWSEGKVNQDILFIFPLPFRELNLMKEKKLSLLNLLQSFFPETQDLQPRHYKSYKIMFIFDGLDECRFPLDFQNNENLVNIEEQTSVDILLTNLIKGNLLPSALLWITSRPAAANQITPECFDQVTEVRGFSDPQKQEYFSKRIRNQDLANKVFTHIRSSRSLHIMCHIPVFCWITATVLERMLSEAESGEIPKTLTQMFTHFLIFQIKHKDQKYSGKSDIDSQQTRTSILALGKLAFQQLEKGNLIFYEEDLRESGIDCREVSVYSGVCTQIFREEHELHLGKVFSFVHLSVQEFLAALYAFLNRKIPKEQSTEQQTSKLFKFFSKSTKTDFLSSAIDRALQSESGHLDLFLRFLLGLSLESNQNLLQVVLTQTERISDSNEETIKYIKKKIEENSSPEKSINLFHCLNELNDHSLVQEVQKYLSGGGERHLQQARLSPAQWSALAFVLVNSEEELEEFNLSKYDPSEECLLRLLPVVKISRRAVLASCNLGVKTCENLESVLNLENSSLKELDLSNNDLQDSGVALLSAGLKSSQCKLQILRLSGCMITDKGCCSLASALISNPSHLKELDLTYNHPGESGVKLLSAKQEDPHCKLEKLGVEHGGKIRIKPGLKKYGCDFTLDLNTAQCNLSLSEENRRVERREELQSYPDHPERFDWWPQVLSRERVTGVTGRCYWEAEWSGGGGAAVALSYKTISRKGGGLDCWFGGNINSWSLNCSDNRYSVHHNNNSTDLSTPPSGCRRVGVYVDCPSGTLSFYRVSSDTHSPSHTLTHSHTPSPSHTPSHTLTHLHTFHTTFTQPLYAGFWVYSGSSVRLCKIE from the exons tgagaagaaaaaaaacttttccagaaaaaaactggaccacatattcaag aagctgcaggagaagtttatctctctagtgaagaacgagctaAACACGTTtaagaagctcctgagtccagattacccagcatgctctgagggagaggtggatgatgatcagaaggagggggtgctgaaggtcacactgcacatcctgaggaacatgaatcagacagacctcgccaacacactagagacCA aattggccccagcatgccaacgaaagctcaaatccaagctgaaaaataaatatcagatacttaatgaaggaatatcgggccatgtaaagtcagcacttctgaatgagatctacacagagctctacatcacagagggagatggaggagatgtcaatcaggaacatgaggtgaaacagattgaagctgcatccaggaaaaggaaaacagaggaaagaccaatcaaatgcaacgacatctttaaaccattaccagaacagaaacgacccatcagaactgtactgactaaaggagttgctggaattggaaaaacagtctctgtgcagaagttcattctggactggtctgaaggaaaagtaaatcaggacattctcttcatatttccacttccttttagagagctgaatctgatgaaggagaagaagctcagtctgttaaatcttcttcagagctttttcccagaaacacaagatttacaaccaagacattataagagctacaagatcatgttcatttttgatggtctggatgagtgtcgatttcctctagatttccagaacaatgagaacttggtgaatatagaagagcaaacctcagtggatattctgctgacgaacctcatcaaggggaatctgcttccctctgctctcctctggatcacctctcgaccagcagcggccAATCAGATCACTCCAGAGTgttttgatcaggtaacagaagtgcggggtttcagtgaccctcagaaacaggagtacttcagtaagaggatcaggaatcaggacctggccaacaaagtcttcacacacatcagatcttcaagaagcctccacatcatgtgccacataccggtcttctgctggattacagccactgttctagagagaatgctgagtgaagctgagagtggagaaattcccaaaaccctgacgcagatgttcacacacttcctgatctttcagatcaaacacaaggaccagaagtacagtgggaaaagtgacattgattctcagcagactagaacaagtatcctggctctggggaaactggcgttccagcagctggagaaaggaaacctgatcttctatgaggaagatctaagagagagtggcattgATTGTAGAGAAGTGtctgtgtactcaggagtgtgtacccagatcttcagggaggaacatgagctgcacctggggaaggtcttcagctttgtacatctgagcgttcaggagtttcttgctgctttatatgcatttctcaacagaaaaattccaaaagaacaatccactgaacaacaaaccAGTAAACTCTTCAAGTTTTTCAGCAAGTCAACGAagactgacttcctcagcagtgccatagacagagccttacagagtgagagtggacacctggacctgttccttcgtttccttctgggtctctcactggagtctaatcagaatCTGTTACAAGTCgtactgacacagacagagagaatctctgacagcaatgaggaaaccatcaaatacatcaagaagaagattgaggagaactcatctccagagaaatccatcaatctgttccactgtctgaatgaactgaatgatcattctctggtacaggaagtgcagaaatacctgagtggaggtggtgaGCGTCATCTTCAACAGGCcaggctctctcctgctcagtggtcagctctggcatttgtgttggtgaactcagaagaagagctggaggagtttaacctcagtaaatatgatccatcagaggagtgtcttctgaggctgctgccagtagttaaaatatccagaagagctgt actagcttcatgtaatcttggagtaaagacgtgtgaaaatctggaatcagttttaaacctggaaaactcctccctgaaagagctggacctcagtaacaacgacctgcaggattcaggagtggcgctgctctctgctggactgaagagttcacaatgtaaactgcagattctcag attatctggttgtatgatcacagataaaggctgttgttctctggcttcagctctaatttccaacccctcccacctgaaagagctggatctgacctacaaccacccaggagagtcaggagtgaagctgctttctgccaaacaggaggatccacactgcaaactggagaaactcgg agtggaacatggagggaagatcagaatcaaacctggattaaaaaaat acggctgtgatttcactctggatctgaacacagcacagtgtaatctctctctgagtgaggagaacaggagggtggagaggagagaggagctgcagtcgtatcctgatcatccagagagatttgattggtggccgcaggttctgagtagagagagagttactggtgttactggacgctgttactgggaggctgagtggagcggaggaggaggagctgctgtagctctgagttataaaaccatcagcaggaaaggaggaggattagactgttggtttggagggaatataaactcctggagtctgaactgctctgataacagatactctgttcatcacaataataacagcactgatctctccactcctccctccggctgtaggagagtaggagtgtatgtggactgtccctccggcactctgtccttctacagagtctcctctgatacacactcaccctcacacactctcacacactcacacacaccctcaccctcacacactccctcacacactctcacacacctacacacattccacaccaccttcactcagcccctctatgcagggttttgggtttattctggctcctcagtgcgtctgtgtaagatagaataa